GCACTTAACGAACTGGTTTATGCCTATGCATTTCTCGTCTTCGCCTGAGCCAATGACTACTATATCAGGGTCAGGAGCCCAAAAAGAAAGTACGCCATTTAGGTCTCTCTTTCCGTAAGCCTCAAACATAGCTCTCAACGTTAGAGTAACTTCAGCTTGCGTTTGTCTATCTGATTTCACTTTGTTTCCTCGTCGGCGGAACTTTTGCGGCGTGGCTTTTAAGTGTAACTATTAATTATAGAATGTATTAATCATTAAATTATAACAAATTATGGAATTATACGTTCTTCAGCTTGTTTTTTCCGTAGTCCTTTTGCAAATAATTTTTTTTGCCTAGAAGTAGCACCTGAGACAAGTTCCACCTCAGTATGCAACAGCCTCGAAAGTTCCTTTACGATTTCTTTGTTTACTTTGCCTTTGACTGGTTCCTCGGTGCAATACAGAACGATTTCGTCGCCATCAAGTTTTATTTTAAATTTTGCACTGTTGGGTTTAACAAAAACTGAGATGATTACGCCATCTTTTGTCTCGGTGATGCTCATGCAGTTATGCACTCAGTCTGCTCTTGCGCTTTGCTGTTCTGCAGTGCCCAGCTGAACTTGTTACGTAGAGTTTTTGGGTAGAACTTTTCGATGTCGAACTTAACTTTTTTTGCCCATTTAACATATGCTGTAGGGTCAATGTATGATTTCAGCGAAGTGCCAAGGTTGTATTCTCGCGTTAGCTTAGTTAATTCGATATCTAGTTTTGCTCGCTCAATTCTTGTTTCGAGTGACTCGGTTTTTTTGCCCTCTTTCTTTTTTGCTTCGAGCTGATCTTGGAGTTTTTTGAGGTTTTCTTCTTTCTTGGCTAAGCGCTCATCAAAAGTTGGAGGAATCTTGCGCTTGTGGTTAGCTACTTCTGCCACCTTCAGGTTAGCCATCTTGGCAGCGAAATTTTTCTTGTAGGGCGGGTCATCTTTTGTGATACCGCTTTTTTCTAATTCTTCTTTAACGGTTTTTGTGCACCGCCACGTACGGAAAACTTTGGCTGTTAGCTTGGGCATTTTCTCCGAGAGGAAGCGGCTGACTTTTTTGGAGTCAATGCCTTGGAAGAGGTATTCTTTGCTTTTATCGTTCATGTATTCTTTGATGTTTCGGATGACTTGCGGCGGGGCCTCAACTTCCTTTATCCACCTCACGCTGTCTTTGCCTAGAAAATCGAAGTGTATGATGTTGGGTTCTTTTATTGTGATGTGTTCTGCCCTAAGAGTGATTGCGCCCACTGTGTCGG
The nucleotide sequence above comes from Candidatus Bathyarchaeota archaeon. Encoded proteins:
- a CDS encoding DUF167 family protein, with protein sequence MSITETKDGVIISVFVKPNSAKFKIKLDGDEIVLYCTEEPVKGKVNKEIVKELSRLLHTEVELVSGATSRQKKLFAKGLRKKQAEERIIP